In Cherax quadricarinatus isolate ZL_2023a chromosome 91, ASM3850222v1, whole genome shotgun sequence, a single window of DNA contains:
- the LOC128704904 gene encoding oplophorus-luciferin 2-monooxygenase non-catalytic subunit has protein sequence MVLKAVVTCVMVLSVVTLAFTISESKDYIPQPRAWPCPNSTDILPCTCTSTQETDLKIDCSLVKSNDELARVFQSVFPFSEFLELNIEQNPNDPAYNLNAIEPNVFNGLSFERIIIRGTKLTAVEEQAFTDSYNYLNYLNLANNQLNRFPFETLSNYIRLSSLVLDDNEFSELPSITSSSLQSISVSGNPHMKFDSPTLFEGAPLLSRISLARNNIINSTVGLLAPLNYSAIIDLSGNELTFIDENTFKPPGDTLLQIILDHNKIKDIRHDAVHGLMKTAHFSMTGNQMTSISKDVWKTIFDQLPNGAVDLSDNPLLCGCDMAWLFIEEGNTYLNLLTDTTKCYDGTQVRYLDPQYFTVQCT, from the exons ATGGTGCTGAAGGCTGTGGTGACGTGCGTGATGGTGCTCAGTGTGGTGACTCTAGCCTTCACAATTTCGGAGTCAAAGGACTACATACCCCAGCCTCGAGCATGGCCTTGCCCTAACAGTACAGATATCTTGCCCTGCACCTGCACATCTACTCAAGAAACGGATCTTAAAATTGATTGCTCGCTGGTAAAGAGTAACGACGAGTTAGCGAGGGTCTTCCAGTCTGTGTTTCCTTTCAGCGAATTCTTGGAGCTAAATATAGAACAGAATCCCAATGATCCGGCCTATAACTTGAATGCTATCGAGCCAAATGTATTCAACGGACTATCCTTCGAAAGAATTATCATCAGAGGAACTAAGTTGACAGCAGTGGAGGAACAAGCCTTCACAGACTCCTACAATTACCTCAACTATCTCAACCTCGCAAACAATCAGTTAAATAGATTCCCCTTCGAGACACTGTCGAATTATATTAGGCTCTCCAGCCTAGTGTTGGATGACAACGAATTCTCGGAACTTCCATCTATCACCTCGAGTTCCCTGCAGTCTATCAGCGTCAGTGGAAACCCACATATGAAGTTTGACTCTCCTACTCTTTTCGAAGGCGCCCCTCTATTAAGCAGAATTTCCCTGGCAAGAAACAACATTATCAATTCCACCGTGGGCTTACTGGCACCTCTAAATTACTCGGCGATTATCGATCTGTCGGGAAACGAGTTAACATTTATTGATGAGAATACCTTCAAGCCTCCTGGTGATACACTTCTACAGATCATTCTCGACCACAATAAAATCAAGGACATTCGCCACGACGCAGTTCACG GTCTGATGAAGACCGCTCACTTCTCCATGACTGGCAACCAGATGACCTCAATCAGCAAGGACGTGTGGAAGACAATCTTTGACCAGCTGCCTAATGGGGCTGTCGACCTCTCAG ATAACCCACTGCTCTGCGGCTGTGATATGGCTTGGCTGTTCATTGAGGAAGGCAATACCTATCTTAACCTTCTCACCGACACTACTAAATGCTACGATGGTACGCAAGTGCGTTACCTGGACCCGCAGTACTTCACGGTGCAGTGTACTTAA